The following are from one region of the Mauremys reevesii isolate NIE-2019 linkage group 2, ASM1616193v1, whole genome shotgun sequence genome:
- the SNRNP48 gene encoding U11/U12 small nuclear ribonucleoprotein 48 kDa protein isoform X3 gives MYDSTFYYEKAKIPTITIDKDLQFQIIKQAKALSAKEGGGSSEALGAYSSLPVEVPQNHKRFICDLTQADRLAIYDYVLEETKKQMSRSQATENDSDLFVDLAAKVTQDDGQKGPKSHLEILAEMRDYKRRRQSYRAKNVHITKKSYTEVIRDVIGVHMEELSSHWQEEGKPDNADTCEGGKSSISAKSSGRNEERRSASVDSRQSCGSSKDVDRSRHRRDPSRSPDKQKRSRERGKDRDSRRKRERAEDKYHNHKRRK, from the exons ATGTATGACTCTACATTTTACTATGAGAAAGCAAAGATACCCACCATTACTATTG aTAAGGATCTACAATTTCAGATTATTAAACAAGCTAAAGCTTTAAGTGCAAAAGAAGGTGGAGGCTCCAGTGAAG CTTTAGGTGCCTATTCTTCACTGCCTGTTGAAGTTCCCCAAAACCACAAACGCTTCATCTGTGACCTGACTCAAGCTGATCGTCTTGCAATCTATGATTATGTCCTGGAAGAGACGAAGAAACAGATGTCCAGATCCCAGGCCACTGAAAACGACAGTGATCTCTTTGTAGATTTGGCTGCTAAAGTCACCCAAG ACGATGGTCAAAAAGGTCCAAAGTCTCATCTTGAAATCCTGGCAGAAATGCGGGACTATAAAAGACGGAGGCAGTCGTACAGAGCTAAGAATGTTCATATAACAAAGAAATCTTACACTGAG GTAATTAGAGATGTGATTGGTGTGCACATGGAAGAACTCAGCAGCCACTGGCAGGAGGAAGGTAAACCAGACAATGCAGACACGTGTGAAGGAGGAAAATCTTCCATTTCAGCAAAGTCTTCAGGAAG aaatgaAGAGAGACGGTCAGCATCAGTGGACTCTCGACAGTCTTGTGGAAGCTCTAAGGATGTTGATCGATCTAGACACAGGAGAGATCCCAGCAGAAGTCCAGACAAACAGAAAAGAAGTAGAGAAAGAGGCAAAGACAGGGATTccaggagaaaaagagagag GGCTGAAGACAAGTATCACAACCACAaaagaagaaaatag
- the SNRNP48 gene encoding U11/U12 small nuclear ribonucleoprotein 48 kDa protein isoform X2 — protein MPRASLAKHMVACRLRRLQYSREEQAEMYDSTFYYEKAKIPTITIDKDLQFQIIKQAKALSAKEGGGSSEALGAYSSLPVEVPQNHKRFICDLTQADRLAIYDYVLEETKKQMSRSQATENDSDLFVDLAAKVTQDDGQKGPKSHLEILAEMRDYKRRRQSYRAKNVHITKKSYTEVIRDVIGVHMEELSSHWQEEGKPDNADTCEGGKSSISAKSSGRNEERRSASVDSRQSCGSSKDVDRSRHRRDPSRSPDKQKRSRERGKDRDSRRKRERAEDKYHNHKRRK, from the exons AtgcccagagcctccctggctaAGCACATGGTGGCCTGCCGGCTGAGGAGGCTGCAGTACTCCAGAGAGGAGCAG GCTGAAATGTATGACTCTACATTTTACTATGAGAAAGCAAAGATACCCACCATTACTATTG aTAAGGATCTACAATTTCAGATTATTAAACAAGCTAAAGCTTTAAGTGCAAAAGAAGGTGGAGGCTCCAGTGAAG CTTTAGGTGCCTATTCTTCACTGCCTGTTGAAGTTCCCCAAAACCACAAACGCTTCATCTGTGACCTGACTCAAGCTGATCGTCTTGCAATCTATGATTATGTCCTGGAAGAGACGAAGAAACAGATGTCCAGATCCCAGGCCACTGAAAACGACAGTGATCTCTTTGTAGATTTGGCTGCTAAAGTCACCCAAG ACGATGGTCAAAAAGGTCCAAAGTCTCATCTTGAAATCCTGGCAGAAATGCGGGACTATAAAAGACGGAGGCAGTCGTACAGAGCTAAGAATGTTCATATAACAAAGAAATCTTACACTGAG GTAATTAGAGATGTGATTGGTGTGCACATGGAAGAACTCAGCAGCCACTGGCAGGAGGAAGGTAAACCAGACAATGCAGACACGTGTGAAGGAGGAAAATCTTCCATTTCAGCAAAGTCTTCAGGAAG aaatgaAGAGAGACGGTCAGCATCAGTGGACTCTCGACAGTCTTGTGGAAGCTCTAAGGATGTTGATCGATCTAGACACAGGAGAGATCCCAGCAGAAGTCCAGACAAACAGAAAAGAAGTAGAGAAAGAGGCAAAGACAGGGATTccaggagaaaaagagagag GGCTGAAGACAAGTATCACAACCACAaaagaagaaaatag
- the SNRNP48 gene encoding U11/U12 small nuclear ribonucleoprotein 48 kDa protein isoform X1: MAAAPCAVWFGAQEERAVCPYDANHQMPRASLAKHMVACRLRRLQYSREEQAEMYDSTFYYEKAKIPTITIDKDLQFQIIKQAKALSAKEGGGSSEALGAYSSLPVEVPQNHKRFICDLTQADRLAIYDYVLEETKKQMSRSQATENDSDLFVDLAAKVTQDDGQKGPKSHLEILAEMRDYKRRRQSYRAKNVHITKKSYTEVIRDVIGVHMEELSSHWQEEGKPDNADTCEGGKSSISAKSSGRNEERRSASVDSRQSCGSSKDVDRSRHRRDPSRSPDKQKRSRERGKDRDSRRKRERAEDKYHNHKRRK; the protein is encoded by the exons ATGGCCGCCGCCCCCTGCGCGGTGTGGTTCGGGGCTCAG gaggagagagccgtTTGCCCCTACGATGCCAATCACCAGAtgcccagagcctccctggctaAGCACATGGTGGCCTGCCGGCTGAGGAGGCTGCAGTACTCCAGAGAGGAGCAG GCTGAAATGTATGACTCTACATTTTACTATGAGAAAGCAAAGATACCCACCATTACTATTG aTAAGGATCTACAATTTCAGATTATTAAACAAGCTAAAGCTTTAAGTGCAAAAGAAGGTGGAGGCTCCAGTGAAG CTTTAGGTGCCTATTCTTCACTGCCTGTTGAAGTTCCCCAAAACCACAAACGCTTCATCTGTGACCTGACTCAAGCTGATCGTCTTGCAATCTATGATTATGTCCTGGAAGAGACGAAGAAACAGATGTCCAGATCCCAGGCCACTGAAAACGACAGTGATCTCTTTGTAGATTTGGCTGCTAAAGTCACCCAAG ACGATGGTCAAAAAGGTCCAAAGTCTCATCTTGAAATCCTGGCAGAAATGCGGGACTATAAAAGACGGAGGCAGTCGTACAGAGCTAAGAATGTTCATATAACAAAGAAATCTTACACTGAG GTAATTAGAGATGTGATTGGTGTGCACATGGAAGAACTCAGCAGCCACTGGCAGGAGGAAGGTAAACCAGACAATGCAGACACGTGTGAAGGAGGAAAATCTTCCATTTCAGCAAAGTCTTCAGGAAG aaatgaAGAGAGACGGTCAGCATCAGTGGACTCTCGACAGTCTTGTGGAAGCTCTAAGGATGTTGATCGATCTAGACACAGGAGAGATCCCAGCAGAAGTCCAGACAAACAGAAAAGAAGTAGAGAAAGAGGCAAAGACAGGGATTccaggagaaaaagagagag GGCTGAAGACAAGTATCACAACCACAaaagaagaaaatag